The Gillisia sp. Hel_I_86 genome has a segment encoding these proteins:
- a CDS encoding HypC/HybG/HupF family hydrogenase formation chaperone translates to MCLAIPGKIKSIELQYGGAVRMATVSFGGITKEASLEMLPDAGIDDYVLVHVGVAISKVDEEEAQKTFKYLEELGEIGELTDVDEYLPKKN, encoded by the coding sequence ATGTGTTTAGCAATCCCAGGAAAAATAAAAAGTATTGAATTGCAATATGGTGGAGCGGTAAGAATGGCTACAGTGTCTTTTGGTGGCATTACAAAAGAAGCCAGTTTAGAGATGTTACCAGATGCAGGTATAGATGATTATGTCTTGGTTCATGTAGGTGTTGCCATCAGTAAAGTTGATGAAGAAGAAGCTCAGAAAACGTTTAAATATCTTGAAGAATTAGGAGAGATTGGGGAGTTAACAGATGTAGACGAATATTTACCTAAAAAGAACTAG